The proteins below come from a single Maylandia zebra isolate NMK-2024a linkage group LG23, Mzebra_GT3a, whole genome shotgun sequence genomic window:
- the rpgrb gene encoding retinitis pigmentosa GTPase regulator b isoform X2, translating to MAGEAEDDIPESGAVFTFGKSKFADNIPSKFWLKNDIPLRIACGDEHTALITENGKLFLFGSNNWGQLGLGSKVTVNKPTCVKALKSEKVQLVACGRNHTLICTAQGKVYASGGNSEGQLGLGDCDERTSFKRLDFFDSQGPIKMLAAGSNTSAALTASGKLFMWGDNTEGQIGLGKESQVSSPQEVSVGRPISWVSCGYYHSALVTVDGALYTFGERDSGKLGLGTHQLPGHRVPQLVKSIKEPVTQVACGGGHTVALAEGSVYTFGLGQFGQLGHGTFIFESRVPRLVEHFKKGRACQVACGENHTAVITDGLLYTFGDGRHGKLGLGEENFTNQFKPTLCLRFLKYNVQGAMCGGCHMVVLARPRARGTGEVTLEDDDVTENFLEKPYVELLGNTVDSSTLQRSLSARVRRRERERSPDQFGTMFRTLPAMTPGNLLPPLTASSQTIPPRLAPPEVIHGKVLNGTYQHRNEESTHQELAGGETDSVVESLTDTDSVRGLGETRDFLNMTHVMKIDPSDKTLTLSPVQKRKGKNGKAIKEQSQRKQRKLSKQSSFSSTSLSCKSEAASPLRALPTELLRSRSTRTQGPQSPQRHQKSNQNKVNLILAVEELQERPSKNKPTSIRDINKAASKEQQMQVHSKSQVIGVHRKLAADSKQSPETMKKSLDFNSKSAKVEKVKSKPVRVKSKPTGISSPGKLSHTDSASFHLSDTLDEESIVGSQQVSEVKKIPKSKEKKTDLSKKNKNEKNMKEAQIKKGSEVQEKSTDLSLLVGAASLAAGAALIQAGRRLSSTSLSENSCAVLKEGVTKSLSEESESYAANFSHRSAVSINIIPAPESPEMRTISDQSEQQMDSAAIKEEEEDNDEEGEEEEGQTDAKVSEEEEDVSHIIKKVAENTEDEKESDTLHSGEKSDSDVDEEEDESNVVVEDEEEEEEKSGVTESESKTETEEKDRNGGDVEEEESEEEESEEGSSHETESKRGDTESDLEEGDEEEEGSLESEGEEDEVESESVRSSEREESEEERETEEGEDEKEEEEKSSAEEVEESSEEENSEIEEEEEAEEQSEEKEEETEDEEEEEEKEEDEQSEEKKEETEDEEEAEEKEEEESEEKEEETEDEEEEEEGEEEEESEEKEAEAEDEEDQSEEEEDKEEKEDEEEEEEEKVVKKKRSAEVKRQSAKSATRSKLRLGVKGQAAGESEEFWDDVLPQYLNLK from the exons ATGGCAGGCGAAGCTGAAGATGACATTCCGG AATCGGGGGCAGTTTTCACTTTTGGAAAGAGCAAGTTCGCTGACAACATTCCAAGTAAATTTTGGCTTAAAAATGACATCCCACTCAGAATAGCGTGCGGCGATGAGCACACCGCCTTAATAACAG AAAATGGGAAGCTCTTCCTGTTTGGTAGCAACAACTGGGGCCAGCTCGGCCTTGGCTCCAAAGTGACTGTCAACAAACCCACCTGTGTCAAAG CCCTGAAGTCTGAGAAAGTTCAACTGGTGGCTTGCGGGAGAAACCACACGCTTATCTGCACAG CCCAAGGGAAGGTGTATGCCTCAGGTGGGAACAGCGAGGGTCAGCTGGGGCTTGGAGACTGTGATGAGAGGACTTCCTTCAAGAGACTTGATTTTTTTGATTCACAAGGACCAATCAAGATGCTTGCTGCGGGTTCGAACACCTCAGCAGCTCTCACCG CGAGTGGTAAACTCTTTATGTGGGGTGATAACACAGAGGGTCAGATTGGTTTGGGTAAGGAGAGTCAGGTGTCATCACCCCAGGAAGTCAGTGTAGGCCGACCAATCAGCTGGGTCTCCTGCGGGTACTACCATTCAGCTTTAGTGACAG TGGATGGCGCTCTGTACACATTTGGCGAGCGGGACAGCGGAAAACTGGGTTTGGGCACCCACCAGCTTCCAGGGCACCGAGTGCCTCAGCTGGTGAAGAGCATCAAGGAGCCAGTGACGCAGGTGGCCTGTGGGGGTGGACATACAGTGGCACTCGCAG AGGGAAGTGTGTACACGTTCGGCCTCGGTCAGTTCGGACAGCTCGGCCATGGGACATTCATCTTTGAGTCCCGGGTGCCGCGTTTGGTTGAGCACTTCAAGAAGGGACGAGCCTGTCAGGTGGCCTGTGGAGAAAACCACACCGCTGTCATTACAG acGGGTTGCTATACACGTTTGGAGATGGCAGACATGGAAAACTTGGTCTGGGGGAAGAAAACTTCACTAACCAGTTTAAACCAACGCTGTGCCTGCGATTCCTGAAGTATAATGTTCAGGGA GCGATGTGCGGCGGATGTCACATGGTGGTGCTGGCTCGGCCGAGGGCCCGGGGAACCGGTGAGGTCACGCTGGAGGATGACGATGTGACGGAAAATTTCCTGGAGAAACCATACGTGGAACTGCTGGGTAACACAGTTGACTCATCTACGCTGCAGAGGAGCCTCTCAGCCCGGGTTCGCAGGAGGGAGAGG GAGCGATCTCCAGACCAGTTTGGCACCATGTTCCGCACGCTGCCTGCCATGACACCAGGTAACCTCCTCCCGCCACTGACAGCCTCCAGCCAGACTATACCACCACGACTGGCTCCGCCTGAGGTGATCCACGGAAAGGTGCTCAATGGCACTTACCAGCACAGGAACGAGGAGTCGACCCACCAGG AGCTGGCAGGTGGGGAGACAGACAGTGTTGTGGAAAGTCTGACAGACACTGACAGCGTGAGAGGTCTTGGAGAAACCAGAGACTTCCTCAACATG ACTCATGTGATGAAGATAGACCCCAGTGATAAAACCCTCACGCTGTCTCCAGTTCAAAAG AGGAAGGGTAAGAATGGTAAGGCTATAAAAGAACAGAGTcaaagaaagcagagaaagcTCTCAAAGCAGAGCAGTTTCTCTTCCACTTCGCTGTCTTGTAAGAGTGAGGCTGCCTCTCCCCTCCGGGCGTTACCCACTGAACTCCTGAGGAGTCGTAGCACTCGTACTCAGGGCCCGCAGAGCCCCCAGAGACATCAGAAAAGCAACCAGAACAAGGTGAATCTGATCTTGGCTGTAGAGGAGTTGCAGGAGAGGCCCAGTAAAAACAAACCTACAAGCATCAGGGACATAAATAAGGCAGCATCCAAAGAGCAACAAATGCAAGTTCACAGTAAAAGCCAGGTGATAGGGGTTCACAGGAAGCTGGCAGCAGACTcaaaacaaagtccagaaacTATGAAGAAAAGTTTAGATTTCAACTCTAAATCTGCTAAAGTTGAGAAAGTGAAGTCTAAGCCTGTGAGGGTTAAAAGCAAACCCACAGGAATCAGTTCACCAGGTAAACTCAGTCATACAGACTCAGCAAGCTTTCACCTGAGTGACACTTTGGATGAAGAGAGCATAGTGGGCTCTCAGCAGGTTTCTGAGGTGAAAAAAATCCCCAAATctaaagagaagaaaacagatttgtctaagaaaaacaagaatgaaaaaaacatgaaagaagCTCAAATCAAAAAAGGGTCAGAGGTTCAGGAAAAGTCAACAGATCTCAGCCTGCTTGTTGGAGCTGCTTCGCTCGCTGCAGGAGCAGCTTTGATCCAAGCTGGAAGACGATTAAGCTCCACATCCCTTTCTGAGAACAGTTGTGCTGTACTTAAAGAGGGTGTGACTAAATCACTGAGTGAGGAATCTGAATCTTACGCTGCCAATTTTAGCCACAGATCTGCTGTCAGCATCAACATCATACCCGCACCTGAAAGTCCTGAAATGAGGACAATCTCAGATCAAAGTGAACAGCAGATGGACTCTGCCGCAatcaaagaggaagaggaggataaTGACgaagagggtgaagaggaagaagggcAGACAGATGCAAAAGTAagcgaggaagaggaggatgttagtCACATTATTAAGAAAGTGGCAGAGAACACTGAGGATGAAAAAGAGAGTGACACTCTTCACTCTGGAGAGAAGTCAGACAGCGATgtagatgaggaggaggatgagagcAATGTTGTGgtagaagatgaagaagaggaggaggaaaagagtgGAGTAAcagaaagtgaaagcaaaacagagactgaagagaaagacagaaacgGAGGTGATGTAGAAGAAGAGGAGTCGGAGGAAGAGGAAAGTGAGGAAGGGTCAAGTCACGAAACAGAGAGCAAACGTGGAGATACTGAAAGTGACTTGGAAGAAGGGGACGAGGAAGAAGAAGGGAGTTTGGAGAGTGAGGGTGAAGAAGATGAGGTTGAAAGTGAGTCTGTGAGGTCttcagagagagaagaaagtgaggaagagagggagaccgaagaaggagaagatgaaaaagaggaggaagaaaaaagtaGTGCTGAAGAAGTAGAAGAGAGTAGTGAAGAGGAAAACAGTGAAattgaggaagaagaggaggcggAGGAACAAAGtgaggaaaaggaggaagagacagaggatgaggaggaggaagaagaaaaagaagaggatgAACAAAGTgaggagaagaaggaagagacagaggatgaagaggaggcagaagaaaaagaagaggaagaaagtgaggaaaaggaggaagagacagaggatgaggaggaggaagaagaaggagaagaggaggaagaaagtgAGGAAAAGGAGGCTGAAGCGGAAGATGAGGAGGACCAGagtgaggaagaagaagacaaggaagagaaggaagatgaagaagaagaagaagaggagaaggtTGTCAAAAAGAAAAGGTCTGCTGAAGTGAAAAGACAAAGTGCTAAATCAGCAACTAGAAGCAAACTAAGGttaggggtcaaaggtcaggcgGCAGGTGAGTCAGAGGAGTTCTGGGATGATGTTTTACCTCAATACCTCAATCTGAAATAA